The Patescibacteria group bacterium genome window below encodes:
- a CDS encoding DUF3800 domain-containing protein, translating to MNNLLNQWLFIDESGKPEVYSAKGINLVEQKQASKFLILAAVRSENQLELQQQLTEFRLTLLKDRNLTNIFSSAYTLDSFHAQTDYKEVKERFYSFITTLSIKVDVLIVEKLLCYDPLKRNPGKMYGVMAGQLIKNLCHQSQSTEIVFSRKDSKLKLRQELEAEVERVRLNYLQDHPQLNAHLKLSYYHNPHYTHGGLQVADYIAYAVYQVCERGDRQWYEMVKPRIGKVQDICNKKYFTRSNPL from the coding sequence TTATTCTGCAAAAGGAATAAACTTAGTTGAACAAAAACAAGCATCCAAATTTTTAATTCTCGCGGCAGTGCGTTCAGAAAACCAATTGGAGTTGCAACAACAGCTAACTGAATTTCGTCTTACTTTATTAAAGGACCGGAACTTAACAAACATTTTTTCTTCTGCCTATACTCTTGATTCATTCCATGCCCAAACAGACTATAAAGAAGTTAAAGAGAGATTTTATTCATTTATTACCACTTTATCTATTAAAGTAGATGTGTTAATTGTTGAGAAATTACTTTGCTACGATCCTCTCAAACGAAATCCGGGTAAAATGTATGGGGTAATGGCGGGGCAATTGATTAAAAATTTGTGTCATCAGTCTCAAAGCACGGAGATTGTATTTAGTCGCAAGGATAGTAAATTAAAGCTACGGCAGGAACTAGAAGCAGAAGTTGAAAGAGTGCGTCTCAATTATCTCCAAGACCATCCGCAACTCAATGCACACCTTAAACTAAGCTATTACCACAACCCTCATTACACACATGGGGGTTTACAAGTTGCTGATTATATTGCCTATGCTGTTTATCAGGTTTGTGAAAGGGGCGATAGACAATGGTACGAAATGGTAAAACCAAGGATTGGGAAGGTACAGGATATTTGCAACAAAAAATACTTCACTCGGAGCAACCCGCTTTAA